One Triplophysa dalaica isolate WHDGS20190420 chromosome 11, ASM1584641v1, whole genome shotgun sequence genomic window carries:
- the LOC130432127 gene encoding uncharacterized protein LOC130432127, whose protein sequence is MLPLGDIIKRHGISFHCYADDTQLYISSMPHETQQFHRIKDCIVDLKMWMSNNFLLLNSDKTEVLLTGPKTAMRNNQEYCLTIDGCSIKSSSSAKNLGVVFDSTLSFESHVANTCKIAFFHFKNISKLRHMLSLSDAEKLIHAFMTSRLDYCNALLGGCPAGLLQKLQLVQNAAARVLARTKKYEHITPVLSTLHWLPIKHRINFKILLITYKALHGLAPQYLNELLLYYRPPRTLRSKGSCQLVIPRISKSSAGGRSFSYLAPKLWNILPSTVRETDTLCQFKSRLKTHLFNLAYTIPP, encoded by the coding sequence atgctacctctaggagatataataaagcgacacggaattagctttcactgttatgctgatgatactcaactttatatttcctcgatgcctcatgaaacccagcagtttcatcgaataaaggattgcatagttgacttaaaaatgtggatgagtaacaattttttactactaaactcggacaaaacagaagtgttacttactggaccgaaaactgctatgcgtaacaaccaagaatactgcttaacgattgacggatgctccataaaatcctcgtcatcagctaagaatcttggcgttgtattcgacagtactctctcatttgaaagccatgtcgcaaacacctgtaaaattgcatttttccattttaagaatatatctaaattacgtcatatgctgtcactgtcagatgcagagaaattaattcatgcattcatgacatcaagactagattactgtaatgcacttctaggtggttgccctgcgggcctattacaaaaactgcaactggttcaaaacgcggcagctcgagttcttgctcgtacaaaaaagtatgagcatataaccccggttctgtcaaccttgcactggttacctataaagcatcgcattaactttaagatcttgcttattacctataaagccctacatggtctagcgccgcagtatttgaatgaacttctattgtattacagacctccacgtacattacgctctaaggggtcctgtcagttggtaatacctagaatttcaaaatcaagtgcaggtggtagatccttttcttatctagcgcctaaactttggaatattcttcccagCACGGTCCGGGAgacagacacactctgtcagtttaaatctagactaaagactcatctttttaatcttgcatacactatacctccataa